One Triticum dicoccoides isolate Atlit2015 ecotype Zavitan chromosome 4B, WEW_v2.0, whole genome shotgun sequence genomic window carries:
- the LOC119295055 gene encoding putative B3 domain-containing protein Os08g0325100, producing the protein MGCERCERRDELDYCNLDDREKYFLMFIVDDCGQEMIVPDEFLRRFRGEIPREIKLETRNGHSYTIGVAKYPDKLVLQAGWGLFVKTYDLRMDDCVVFRYKGNSQFGVIVFDRFGREKAFSVITDNAPPVQESHNRGTENVDRSHGHSQPMEVQSPIATANHSDGRPQPMRMQPPTENANPSHAHPQPMRMQPPTENLDDPVGFSRPMEMQPPTENVDHLFGHSQPMQMQPSTEAVDHFAQMQPSTEAVDHSNSHAQTMRMQPSSEVVDHSNDHAQTMQMQLFCRPTKLRQTKLQWDYSSKGNKTATSPSDTPRDSLSSEHDIEGCASPRYTLTYNSSLNTVQKEEIEEKVKSIHKDNPIFVAVMRRFNVTGTCTLTFSKKYVQTHVGDKERRVCLQRFGKRWDVQFSSSREVKRIVSGWRKFVKDNDVETGDICIFELLKIDEMCTMEVHIIHAKDFDRPSQIGGWSVEGRCKEATTKTVEPSHSRPQLVQMQLCNASVEDSYSLPQPMEMQSPSTERKIRVETVNSSPGNEGDSSMSEDGVTLTGCIGVHLRRIPLVQKKVVKQKVDLIGSEIPIYVLVMQKTNVTGRFTLSISKKYVRRHLGDEVRSIWLERDGERCQVTLGRKPQNNRVVGGWIKFAKENGLRVGDVCLLERLRHCKECTMKVHIVRRVKRAG; encoded by the exons ATGGGGTGCGAAAGATGCGAGCGGAGGGATGAACTCGACTACTGCAATCTGGATGACCGGGAAAAATACTTCCTGATGTTTATTGTCGATGACTGTGGTCAGGAGATG ATCGTCCCAGATGAATTTCTGAGACGTTTCAGGGGTGAGATCCCAAGGGAGATCAAGCTAGAAACACGAAATGGTCACAGTTACACCATTGGAGTTGCCAAGTATCCAGATAAACTAGTTCTTCAAGCGGGATGGGGGCTATTCGTCAAAACCTATGATCTACGTATGGACGACTGTGTGGTATTCAGATACAAAGGAAACTCTCAGTTTGGTGTCATAGTTTTTGATCGATTTGGCCGCGAGAAAGCATTCTCTGTTATTACAGACAATGCTCCTCCTGTACAGGAAAGTCACAACAGGGGCACTGAAAATGTGGACCGTTCTCATGGTCATTCTCAGCCCATGGAAGTGCAATCGCCTATTGCAACTGCCAACCATTCTGACGGGCGTCCTCAGCCCATGCGAATGCAACCACCTACTGAAAATGCAAACCCTTCTCATGCGCATCCTCAGCCCATGCGAATGCAACcacctactgaaaatttggatgacCCTGTTGGTTTTAGTCGGCCCATGGAAATGCAGCCGCCTACTGAAAATGTGGACCATTTGTTTGGCCATAGTCAGCCTATGCAAATGCAACCATCTACTGAGGCTGTGGATCATTTTGCGCAAATGCAACCATCTACCGAGGCTGTGGATCATTCTAATAGTCATGCTCAGACCATGCGAATGCAACCATCTAGCGAGGTCGTGGATCATTCTAATGATCATGCTCAGACCATGCAAATGCAACTGTTTTGTAGACCTACCAAGCTGAGACAAACAAAGCTTCAATGGGATTACTCGAGCAAGGGCAACAAGACAGCAACGAGTCCTTCAGATACTCCCA GAGATTCTTTGTCCTCAGAACATGATATTGAAGGTTGTGCTTCACCTAGATACACGCTCACATATAACAGCAGTCTAAATACAGTGCAGAAGGAGGAAATTGAAGAGAAGGTCAAATCTATTCATAAGGACAATCCaatctttgttgctgtgatgaGGAGGTTCAATGTTACGGGAACCTGCACTTTA ACTTTCTCCAAGAAATATGTTCAGACGCATGTGGGTGATAAGGAGCGAAGGGTATGTCTTCAGCGATTTGGGAAGAGGTGGGATGTGCAATTTAGCAGTAGCCGTGAAGTCAAAAGGATTGTTAGTGGCTGGCGGAAGTTTgtgaaagacaatgatgtagagaccgGTGATATCTGCATCTTTGAATTGTTGAAGATTGATGAGATGTGCACAATGGAAGTCCATATCATCCATGCGAAGGATTTTGATAGACCCTCCCAAATTGGTGGGTGGAGTGTCGAAGGACGGTGTAAAGAAGCTACTACTAAAACTGTGGAACCTTCTCATTCTCGTCCTCAGCTCGTGCAAATGCAATTATGTAATGCAAGTGTAGAGGATTCTTATTCTCTTCCTCAGCCCATGGAAATGCAATCACCCTCAACGGAAAGAAAGATACGAGTTGAAACGGTTAACTCGAGTCCGGGCAACGAGG GAGATTCTTCGATGTCAGAGGATGGTGTCACTTTGACTGGTTGCATCGGTGTGCATTTGAGGCGCATACCTTTAGTTCAGAAGAAGGTAGTGAAGCAGAAGGTCGACCTTATTGGTTCTGAAATTCCCATCTATGTGCTCGTGATGCAGAAGACCAATGTTACAGGAAGATTCACTCTG AGCATCTCCAAGAAATATGTTCGCAGACATCTGGGGGACGAGGTGCGAAGCATCTGGCTGGAGCGAGATGGGGAGAGGTGTCAAGTGACGCTGGGACGCAAGCCTCAGAACAACAGGGTTGTGGGTGGATGGATAAAGTTTGCCAAGGAGAACGGGCTGCGGGTGGGCGATGTCTGCCTCCTCGAGCGGCTGAGGCACTGCAAGGAGTGCACGATGAAGGTCCACATCGTCCGCCGCGTAAAGCGTGCCGGTTGA